A DNA window from Mytilus edulis chromosome 14, xbMytEdul2.2, whole genome shotgun sequence contains the following coding sequences:
- the LOC139504338 gene encoding zinc finger protein 888-like, which translates to MANEELAEVLLSYKQALFPGNIKKNFQHRYLIQSRSDSSSSDDSTFDLEDNSMSLINSSSLESSMADMSGISPSKSTSFKIEPSNEIDDNDVFMESAVKVLTQERSEHGSPECSIMSFTQKGHPLTTKCFGSENTTTKEQVHHFAGLPSQKYSVSKIAFSNEKHERHGFQNAKSPFPILHNHLPGFLSPQFMPFANSIPFHSIQEECNMFFDFDKSTLLSGFLPDQDMTTPSPGNSPGIHFEFPPKTRMFNSMSELNRVAMSPLGCIPNQINVSQLSSKLSSLKQHRYQRRTLSDSDAYKCPDCNQMFLSFDNLAKHMAKHLPTETILQGENTKVHVCKVCDRSFSRSDMLTRHMRLHTGIKPYECSYCGQVFSRSDHLNTHKRTHTGEKPYRCPHCPYAACRRDMVTRHMRTHNKKSVKRDKLLSVPYFKDDVRVSSVSRTDMTGCKNTSERICPQSSIESVIIDA; encoded by the coding sequence ATGGCAAACGAGGAACTTGCTGAGGTATTGTTGTCTTATAAACAGGCATTGTTTCCAggaaatattaagaaaaatttTCAACATCGTTATCTAATTCAGAGCCGTAGTGACTCGTCGTCCTCAGATGATTCAACTTTTGACCTGGAGGATAATTCGATGTCTCTAATAAACTCATCTTCTCTGGAAAGTAGCATGGCGGATATGTCCGGCATTTCACCAAGTAAGTCAACATCTTTCAAAATTGAACCATCAAATGAAATAGACGATAACGATGTGTTTATGGAGTCTGCAGTAAAAGTTCTGACACAAGAACGGTCGGAACATGGTTCCCCAGAGTGTTCAATTATGTCATTCACACAGAAAGGACACCCATTAACTACCAAATGTTTTGGATCTGAAAATACAACTACTAAAGAACAAGTTCACCACTTTGCGGGTTTACCATCACAAAAATATTCCGTGTCGAAAATTGCATTCAGCAATGAAAAACATGAAAGACATGGATTCCAAAATGCAAAATCTCCTTTTCCGATTCTGCATAACCATTTACCAGGTTTTCTTTCACCACAGTTCATGCCATTTGCAAACTCAATACCGTTCCACTCAATTCAAGAAGAATGCAATATGTTTTTCGACTTCGATAAGTCTACCCTATTGTCTGGTTTCCTTCCAGACCAAGATATGACTACACCGAGTCCCGGCAATTCGCCTGGGATTCATTTCGAATTTCCACCTAAAACAAGGATGTTTAACTCAATGTCAGAACTGAATCGAGTCGCAATGTCTCCACTCGGATGTATTCCTAATCAGATCAATGTATCTCAATTATCGTCTAAACTGTCATCTTTAAAACAACATCGATATCAACGCAGAACTTTGTCCGACTCTGATGCTTACAAATGTCCAGATTGTAATCAGATGTTTCTGTCATTTGATAACTTAGCCAAACACATGGCAAAACACTTACCTACAGAGACTATCTTACAAGGTGAAAATACCAAAGTACACGTATGCAAAGTTTGCGATAGATCGTTTTCTCGTAGCGACATGTTGACACGCCACATGAGATTGCACACAGGCATTAAACCATACGAATGCAGTTATTGTGGACAAGTGTTTAGTCGTAGTGATCATTTAAACACACATAAACGTACCCATACCGGTGAAAAGCCTTATCGATGTCCTCATTGTCCATATGCTGCATGCAGACGTGATATGGTTACACGTCATATGAGAACACACAACAAAAAGTCGGTAAAGAGAGATAAGCTACTATCAGTACCATATTTTAAAGACGATGTACGCGTGAGTTCAGTGTCAAGAACAGATATGACAGGTTGCAAAAATACTTCTGAACGTATATGTCCACAATCTAGCATTGAAAGTGTGATAATTGATGCTTGA
- the LOC139503745 gene encoding uncharacterized protein — protein sequence MSSCKCVVITVIVLIVIITVIAVVATSLKKLDSDEIGIKYDTIRKILGNTTEREGLYTGLPGFKFIIFPSVYTSLTFNHLESLNKDGVQIVLDITYQYKVRSDKLREVILEFRDKDGYTKILKYEGESAIHETCSHFNTSQFQAERANFQEKVKENIMVRYKKLNAEMTDLQVNNIARPIEYESAIRSKERAREDIRVANNERPRLLTEAETQIREAETQAKIIIDKADSAARISANRALTESQAIIAQYEKEAEAYKKIVEASGLGFTIDGFISYVGVRVIGDAKNPVYVGLDSPAKTVYP from the exons ATGAGTAGCTGTAAGTGTGTTGTTATCACCGTCATTGTTCTGATTGTTATTATCACGGTGATAGCAGTAGTAGCTACTTCACTGAAGAAACTGGATTCAGATGAAA TTGGGATAAAGTATGATACGATTAGGAAAATTTTGGGAAATACCACAGAAAGAGAAGGTTTATACACCGGACTTCCTGGATTCAAATTCATCATATTTCCAAGTGTATACACATCACTTACATTTAACCATCTAGAA AGTTTAAACAAAGATGGAGTTCAAATTGTCCTAGACATAACCTATCAGTACAAAGTCAGATCGGACAAACTAAGGGAGGTCATTCTTGAATTCAGGGACAAAGATGGTTACACGAAGATTCTCAAATATGAAG ggGAATCTGCTATACACGAGACATGTAGCCATTTTAACACATCTCAGTTCCAAGCAGAGCGTGCCAATTTTCAGGAAAAGGTCAAGGAGAACATTATGGTCAGATATAAAAAGCTGAACGCAGAAATGACAGATTTACAA GTGAACAACATTGCACGACCTATAGAATACGAAAGTGCCATAAGGAGTAAAGAAAGGGCAAGGGAAGACATACGGGTAGCAAATAACGAACGTCCAAGACTTTTGACAGAGGCTGAGACACAGATACGTGAAGCTGAAACACaggccaaaataatcattgacaAGGCAGATTCTGCTGCCCGTATTTCAGCTAACAG agCTTTGACAGAATCACAAGCCATTATTGCCCAGTATGAAAAAGAGGCTGAAGCGTACAAGAAGATTGTAGAAGCTTCAGGACTTGGATTCACTATTGATGGTTTCATCTCCTATGTTGGTGTACGAGTAATCGGTGATGCAAAGAATCCTGTCTACGTAGGCTTGGACAGCCCAGCAAAGACCGTTTATCCTTAA